CCACTTTCCTCTAGCCTTCACCGCGGACACCCAGTCGTCGTGCAGCAGGCAATCCTGTGGCTCTGGCGCCGGGAACCGCTCCACATACTCGATCTCGATGGCGTCCTCGAAACTGATGGCTTTCTCGCGCAGGTGATCGCACAGCCGGCCACGCAGGTACTCATCGAACACCAGGAAGTCGAAGTCCGTGTCGGAAGAGCCATCTTTTTGACGCAACAGTGCGTTCACGAATGTGTTTAGCTCCACGGTGGTGACGGTGCCATCGATGGCATAGGGCACATCAGGCACGGCATAGCTGAAATAGGGTATCTTGATTAAAATCTTCTACTGATAGAGATTCTAGATGGACACTCACTGCTCCTGCTTGGTCTTCAGGTGCACCTGCACCTGCCCCTCGCCGTTATCCACATCCATCTCCTGGCCCACGTGCGTTTCTTTTTGGCtggattgggattggggtGTTCCCGCGTGTGTTTGCTACGGTTATGACTTAACTCCTGCAGGTGGTACAAGGTGTTGACCACTAAACTAGAGGTTCTTCCTTCGGGAGATCGTTgtgtaaaattaaattgaaaagaagCGTGTTTTTAAACGAACGATGGTAAATGCAACAAATACATGCAAAAACACTAAAAAACGCCGAAGCGCATGCCGGAATAAGAGTTATCGCATTGCTATCGCTGTGCTCTTATCGAAATGCCTTATCGTCTTGTTATCACCCGTTACTACTAAGCGGagtttttaaattcaaattttttggtGCGTTAAAACTATGCATAATTATAATAGCTTGCTTAAGTGTAATTTGCCGATTactttaacaaataaaaagatatTAATAGAGTGTATGGTATTTCTAATCACTTTGATTTTGTTTCTCTAAAATATTACTCATCAAATTCGAAAAACCGCTGATTGCATAACCACTGCTTTGTcgtttctccttttttttattacaaaaaaatcTTACAGAGATACGAGCCAATTCGCAATActgataattaaatattttttgcaaGCAAATCAGGCGCAGATGATTTGCTGTAATTTAGCCACTAACTGCTTCTCTTCCTTTTGATCGTCTTAcgcaaaatggaaaaataagaAACCAAAAAATGCACAGCCGCGGCGGCAATTTGTAAATGACTCTTCAATCTTCAAAGACTGGtaattgttaatattttaCGTTCAGGCTATTAATATGAACCAGATAGCACCTGAAAGACCACTTTGCGGCCGAGTGTTCACTGGAAGGTTAAATGCCACTTGACATTTCTGAAGTGGCGCTTAACCTTCGCATCAAAATTGGACAAATGcccaagaaaataaaaaatttccaataaaaaatgtattcacCTTAATGGGTCGATGGGGATATTAAGCTGGGAAGTAATAACACTTTTTTTCGGTACTACTACTTTGTGCCACCATTTTGGCTTTACAAAAAACCAGAAACGAAGCGAAATGAAAGAGTTAAAGCTTTCCAGATTTTCGGGGCTTCCAGCGGCGCAGCTCAGCTTATAAAACGGGCATTGCGCCTGCGCAGCCGAAACATTACAACAAACGACGCGCGCAAGGTAAGACCATAACCAAATCCAGTCCGCATCGAGCGCCACTGAATCCGTGCATCTCTTGCAGTTGAATCCCCTCGAGAAAACCCACAAAATGAAAGTGTTCGCGCTGTGTTCGATGCTCGCCCTGCTCCTGGCTGGTGCCCAATCCCTGCCCCAGAATCGCGAGGGTGCCGCCTACACGAACGAGGCGATCCGGCAGGCGCAGCAGACGCTTCTCATCCCCAAGGATGCCCAGATCCAGAACGTGCAGGAGGGCATCGAGCTGGGCGCGTACGAGCAGATACCCGGCAACCAGCGCATCAATCTCTTCGAGATCCTCGGCGACCAGGTGCCCTCCGAGGTGATAAACAACCTGCAGTCCCAGGTCGACCAGATCGGTCGCAACTAAGTCGTAGGACCACTTCCTTGGTTAGCTCATTGCATTTCGTCCTCATTGTTAAGTTTCTCACTaataaaacgaaaacattACAAGTATTTAATCGCAGCGTTTATTTACCACCCAAAacaattggaaaaaaaaatccgaaaaaaatattaaaagcgAAAGTGATCCTCCCCGAAAACCAGTTGGTTCCTCTGCAAACGAACTCTCGAATCGAAACGagtgatttattggtttgATTTGTGGCTTTTTCCTAACGATCTTCGCCGACTTTCTCCTCGCTGATCCCGCTGCGCATACGAATTAACAATAAAAGTCGGCACATTGCTATCGCATGGCATGGTATCCTATCCTCAACCTTGTTACGTAACCCGGGGATGGGAATGGCGATGGAGTCGCTGGTAACCCGAGTGGTTGCCCCGCCGGCAACTTTTGTGCTGCGGTCGTGATGCAACAGTTGTCGTCGTGATTGTTTTCCTCggacttttatttatttttttttgtattttgtattttgttgctttttgctGGGCTTcggtttgtttatttaatttctggTAATTGCCGCCACATGCACTTGCATGTGTAATGAGTTGTACgtggagggggcgtggcatgccCGCAGGTACAGAGGGGCTGCTTGCATAACATCTGGGTGGGTCCGATGATCGTAGGGTATTTTATAGGGCCCTGATTTTTGCATCATTTGTGGTAATAAATATTCCCAAATATGATATGAACCACTTAAAACTTTTATCTTGTGTGTTTAGAATTAcctcatttttatttcgtaCTTCATACATtgttaaatgagcttcaatcTAAATTTACGCTAGTTAAAGTATTttcataatatattttaattatctCAAAAATTCTGTGtggtatgtgtgtgagtgataGTGTGCACGATCATCGCctaaataaattatgttcATATAggtaattaattatttattatactcGTACGTACTAACTAAAGAATGACTGCGTTTTCATTTTGACACTTTTCTCCGCTCGTCAGCTTTGAAATTCACTCGAGCTTTTGATTTTCCTTTCTAGGAAAATCCAACGATAATTATCAAGACTCAATGTCAAAgtaaaattagtttaaattgtatataaattaTGGTTAAAGTAGGAgtaaattgctttaaattaaaactttgcCATATTCAGTCTAAACTTAAAAGCTTTTCAATTCAAAGAGGACTACACAGTTGGCCATTGCATTAAACCATTTCTCAAAATCATTTGCATTCGttatgaaataaattacaaattaaataaaatcatgATGGGATAAAACAAGTTAAATAATTTCTCCTTCGTTTATGTTGCGACTTATTCGATGATTTTCAAATGTGGGGGACAATGGttgattttgttttcagtgcacttAGCTCAGTACGTATAAATTAGAAGTATAACTAAGCAATATGGATTGCCAGATAATGGAAACATTTCGTTATTGCATTTGGGGAGCCCAGCTTTGCTAATCTGCTAATCATACATTAGTTAGTTAATGATTACGTTCGTAAAGTTGATAAATTCAAAGGTCGTTCTATGCAGTCTATGGAAATGATAATGGAATCTTCTTCCCCTTTCTTCTGGCTACTTAAACCTAACAATCTGCCGCCATTCTGCTCACTTGAATGGTTGGATATTCGCTGCTTTGCAGGCCACTAGGCCCCATGGTGTCCGTATGTACAATAAAAGGGTTAAATATGTCAAGTAGAGCCACTCCAGGCGGCGATCCTCAGTAGATGCGCTGGAGGTATAGACGCCCCAATGGCAGGGCCCGCTCCACAAAGCTCTTCTCGGCCCTCGCCGACGATTTGTCCAGTCCACTGGCACTGGTCCTGGCCACCGTTTCCTGGCTCTCGTCCAGCTTCAGGCTCTTGGCATCGGCCTTGGGATCCACACCGCCCACCTGGCCCGCTCCCGAGCCCAGTTCATCGATCTCCAGCGTGGATACGGCATTGGTTTTGGGGGTGACGGGCTCCCTGATTTCCCCACTGCCAAGCTCAACCTCCTCACCCTGGCTGATCTTCTCCAGCTGCAGATCGCTGCCGTTCTGGATGCGCGTCTCCCCGGATATATCCTCGCCACTGTACATCAGCAGTGGCACCAGGGAGCTCTTCTCGTGAATGGATGAGCCGGACGCCATCATTTCCTCGGTGGTAGAAGACTTATCCTGGTAGAGATCGATGTCGCCACCACCACTTCCGCTGCCACTGCCATCCAGGCTGGTATCGGTCGCCAGTTTCACATGCCTGTGGTCCACCTCAAAGGGGCTGGGTATGCTCCGAGGCTCATCCTTCTCGGACTCGGCTATGTCCTCCAGCTCGACGAGCGGAAAGTTTACGTCTCGCAGACTGAAGTCGTCCTCGGGCAGCGAGGGATAGGCTGGATTGGATTCCACTTGAGGTACATCATCATCCACGTCCATGTGATGAGTGGAGCTCACTGGCGGCATCTCACTGCTTACTGCGACGGAATCGGAGCTACTCTCGACGTCTGACTTGGTGGTGTTTGGGCTGATCACGGTTTGGATGGTGGGTGAGGTCTCGCTGGGCTTTGGTGGTGCATCCGTGGTCACTTTGATAACGGTTCCAGGTCCCTCGGTGGTGGATATGATGTGGTAAATGTTATCACTGCCCGCCGTATCGGGTTCAAGTTCCGCATCGGACGGCTCCACCAGCGAATCCCTGAAGCCATTCTGCACGAATATGGGCAGTGCGGATTCCTCGTAGTTCTTGGTGCTCAGTGTGGATCCCTCGGTGGTGTACTCCCGCTTGATGTTCACCTTGCTGGGATCGTTGCTGGTCAGCGGCTGCAGTCCGTCGGCGTTGTAGGTGACCAGCGGCTTCACCTGTTGCTCCACTATGATGCTGCTGCTAGGCGAGAGGGGTCTTTCGATGTAGCCAACCGAGGCGATGAGCTTTAAGCTCTCGGTGCCGCCTGGAAGTGCTTTCTGGTTGCCGTCTTGGCTGGGCATTGGTGTTGCTGTCGAGTCCGTTGGTGTTGCTGCCGTCGcggatgatgttgctgctgctgctgcagtgctGCTGCTTGccggtgctgctgctgttgttgctgctgctcccgtCGCTCCTGCTGATCCTGCTGTGGTGGTGTCCAGGGAGCTGCTGGTTACTGGTGCTGCAGGTCCCTCGGTGGTGAGCATCAAATTGCTCTGCTTTCTGGTCGGAATCGATGGCTTGGCTTTGTTGTCATCGGTTATGCGGATCTCCGTTGGCTTGGTGATCTCTTTGATGGTGATGTTCCAGTTGAATCCAGCCGGCTGAGCCAGTGCCATCGGTTTCGCCGTGGTAGTAGTCGAGCTGCTCACGGGTTCGCTGGCCAGCGGTGGATTATTATCGAGAACTGTGGGTGTTGGGGAAACGAGTTGATTTAGTGAACCCACTGGTTGATCAACATGCAGCATTGGCAAACTCACTTGGACAATTGTCGTACTGCGGACAGCAGCGACCGGGCACGTATTTGGGCATGCAGTCATCTCGCCGGTAACAGGTCACCGGGCTGCAAACAATCTCGCCGCCTGCAACAAATGGAGTGTGTTTATGCCAATAGTCGAAAATTCTACGAAAATATTGCTGAATGAGGGTGTGTGTCATTCAATATTTGCTACACTACAAAGAAAAAACATTGAAGCTCTTGGGTACCGAAAAGTGGAGATGATCTAACCAAAatagttatttatttacagattaaataaattttttttgatatcTTAAAGTTTTACCCATGCGTTGTATCATCAGAAATGTTAGGTGCATTATTTGGCATAAGGAATTATATGAAGCGAGGTCATAAAACTTTCCCAAGGCTCTGCACACCCAAGGATTCCACCATAATTACCCCCAGTTCTCGGCTAATTGGCAGACAGCTGGATGCACTCACCTTTGCAGTAGCACACGGTGCACGGCGTGTCCGGGGCAACCAATTTATCACCATTGGCATAAGTTTTGCCATCCTTTTCGCAATCTGGAAAAGGAGCGCAGTGGAGATTTGCATAAATGCATCCGAAAGTGGGTGCGCCGGCATGGATTCGCTCTCACTTACCGCATTTATAATCGGGGCAGCAGTGGCCAGTGCGCTGGATGGCACGACAGCTAGTTTGGTATTGGCAACGGGTCGCGGATTCGGCCACCCAAAGTCCATCCTGCAGGCATTGGCCTATAAGCAATTTGAATGGAGCGCGACGCGGCGCATTGTTTGCCATTTAGTTTTTGGGTGTGGGTGGCGGTATGGGATTAGTTTTCGGCTCTTAccctgcggctgctgctgctccggaGATGCGGAGGATGGGGATTCCGTGGAGCTGGCCGCGAGGCCGTGGAATCCGCCTACGCTGCCGCCACTGGAGCTGCTCGACAGGATGCTCGGCGTGACCGCGACCGTGACGACTGCGGAGGATGCACTGCTGCTTTCCATGGCGGGCACTGCGAAAAAGTAGAGAACACGAGTGTGAAATGCGAGAAGATAGAAAATCAACAAAGGCCATTGAATAGAATGCACTGCACTGGGGCAAAAAATCGGCGGGGAAATCCTGAAAATCCGGGCTCATAAGAAATAAAGTTCCATAACACCCACGCACATTTGAAaggcttaaaatattttgcatttatttatgtggtCCCCAAAATCTGTAAATTCCAcaacgcccacatttttgaaagttACGAAGGTGAAAGGATTTTACATCTATATATCAAACATGTTCttttttagtttgttcactTGACCCGAGGCAAACAAGCACAGGTGTGTTAAGATTACCAAAGTTTTGACAGCTATATTAAGTGTTTTTATTGCTTAGACTATATGAAATTTGAATAAGAAATTAAGCCTTGATATAAGTTTTACTAACATAAAATGGATTTTTTAACTACCTTGTATAGTACTGCAACATggctaaaacaacaaaaacttgAATTCTATTCATTCTTTAAATACATATCCCTATTTTAGCGTCAACAGATAAATACGTATCTTTATTATGTTTTGAATGAAATTGTACTTCAACATTTTCCCGGAATGcctttttttaaagtttttttgcacTACTTTAAttagtaaatatttttgtagcttAACTTGCTTCCAAGAATTTTTCCTCATAGTTCACTTTAATTCTAGAAAAATGCTTGTGCAGATTATTAACGAACACTGCCCTCCACTTTGTGCACAGCTATCGGGATCTTCCTTTAATGAaacgaaaatgcaaattgccttcatgttttaatttacaaatgTAATTGGATTATGTTGTTCTCGGATTTTTGCAGAGTGTATCCAGGAGCGGAAAGGCATTTGCTGGAGGATTGGTGCGAGGGGTGAGATGAGGTGATGGGCAGTTGCCCTTCGCCCCCTGACACTGGGTACATATTTGAATGAATGACATTTTGATAACAGTTGTTTGTTGTTCCTGTTGCTGGTGCGGCTTCAGCCGCCTCTGCTGTTGGCCAAGGTAAAATGCTATCAAAATACGGCAAAGTTAAATGagtttagttttagtttggcttttttgtttgcccagtTGGAGGCGACTCCCAATTGGGAAACCAAAGCGAAACGAAGTGGAGCACAAGATGGAGTGACATCCGTTTTGTCTACGCCCGTTGATTGTCCAGTTTGGCGTATAATTCCGATTGACATGCCTTGTGTACCCGTACATCTTCCATTTGCCCCTCCAACTTTGCCTCAAATTGTCCAACTTAAAGGCTTCGCTGGCAACACAATCTCTTGAGCTCGGTTCATGTCATTTGGCatgaaaaatgattaaatatgTTCGGTCATTAATCATACGCCCAGTGGTTCAGTTTTATTATGTCTGTTTCGGCCATCCTTTACTGTGAGTTTTCCCTTCCTTAAAATGGGACCCATGTATCCCTTTACGTACAACCAACTCTAAATTGTTTTCCTAGCGCTCATTAAGGGAACTGCATATGCTGCTCCCCATCCTTTGGCGCCAAAAATGGGGgaattatttacatttatttcgGTGTTCAACTGGGAGGAGTGAACTCTAGACTTTAAAGTCGATTTATTTCACTTTCTTCGttaatagtttttaaattggatatagtttttatttattaaataaaatttaatttcattaaagaTTCATAGCTAGCTGAGTGATCGTTGCACATTCATCCCCAAGATTATAAACTCTTAAAGCCTTTCCATCGCACCCACTCCTTGATGAGTCCAAGAGCTAACCAGCTGTGTGTCCACATCATCGCAAGTGCAGTTTTCCCGTACGCCTCGCACTTAGCTAAGTATTCTGAAATCATCTACGCCGTCTGCGACTTTCATTTAGCCCCTTTAAGCACTTTGGCTTGTTGCTCGTTATGCAAGGCAGaaaatcagaatcagaacTAGAATCAGACTCGAAATccagaaatagaaatagaaacaGAAACGAGACAGACACACATGGATGAAATCCGAAACGCTGCAATTAGTGGAACAGCTTCCCGTTTTGCGCTCTGTTTTCATTGTGGAACGCAGCGCTAATTCCTCGACTTTCCATTGTCTCTGGGTCTCTGGGACTATTCcgggttttcttttttttttttgtccccCCTTCCCAACCCGCACTTTGtgttttgcattaatttttggctGGCCAACACGTTTCAAATGAGCAAAATGATTATGCACATAATGTGGAGCAGTCGCTGGGACGGCTGACATTTGTCTGGGACTCGGGTGACACGATTCGGTcagattacgtatacgccaccgCGGAGATCTTGTTTTAGATTTTCTTGTCAGCTTCCTCGCTTGGGTCCGTTGTGCAAGTGCTTAAATTCTGTAAGCCGCTgaattatatttgtttttctccttcattcttttgttgttgttgtttgttttttttttgtctcgGACGAGTGACAATAAATTGCTGGCTGTGAAATTGCATTGTAAATTAGCTTTTGATTGTTTTCCGCAAGGCAGAAAGTTATTATGCAAATGCCTGTAAATGTGACGCGATTTGCCGCTGCAATAGCTGCTGATTCATACCCATAAATGTCATTGATTATAAATTAAtgttgcttttattttgtCGTGATAAATGATAAGCACAATTCCGTCGAATTGTTATAAACAAGCTGGCAAACAAGCGAATTGCCGGCTAAGATCCACCGCCTAGAATCGCTTTCAGTGCCACAGGCGTTGGTAGAGAGGATTTACGGGGGGTCCCTGGTTGGAAGACACCCACTTTAGGCTGGATTTTATCAGCTAAATATCCATTAAAAACAGCGCGAGTTGAAGCCAAATTTTTGACAGCCTGCCCTGGGTAACCACACCACTGAAACCGCACTACTATTAATAATACTTAACACCATTGATAAATACGAGCGGCTATAAACGCGCCTATATAGCCGAAACCAACAGCAATAACAAATCATGCTGGGCAAGTCGAGCCAAGGAGCGTGGAAATTGCGGAAAATTGTCTGGCCCGCCGTCGCCTACACTTCATAAACTACTCAACTTCAGCGCCGGCCAGAAAATGTTTTCCATCATTATTACATTTCCACCAAGTGGCTTTCCCGGCTCCATCCGCACCTCACTTTTCCGCCGCATTTTCCCTTAGCTGAGTTTTCGCCGAGCGTTTAAATCGTTGCGGCGGTCGGTTCATCTGCTCGCTCCTTGAGTTTTCCTAAGCAGTTTGCTTGCGGTTAGTTAGACAGAGGAAAATGTGCTAGTTTGACATGACTTCTGCTCAGTCGAACGCAATAAAGAAATTCCAGGCCCATGAATTGTGAgtgtaattgcaattttattggGGCCAAGTTGTTTGAGTCTGCGAGCCGTGAAACAATCTGGTTTCCAAAGGGACCAGCTTCAAGATGAATTATAAAATTGCAAAACACGAAATTTGTTTAAGTTGATTCTAAAACTCATAGGATTATGCATATACTCATTAAACATTTGAaagaaatatgtaaaaaaaatcaatttacaatagtacttttaataaatttgaatgaCAAGCAATTGGTGATTCGAAGAAATAAGAATGTGCTAGCAATCCGATCTTAGCATGCATGTCGTACGAAACTCAAAATTGGTAACAAGAACATGCCGTCATGCTTATAGACATAATGAtttag
The sequence above is a segment of the Drosophila melanogaster chromosome 2L genome. Coding sequences within it:
- the CG17127 gene encoding uncharacterized protein, isoform B, which gives rise to MKVFALCSMLALLLAGAQSLPQNREGAAYTNEAIRQAQQTLLIPKDAQIQNVQEGIELGAYEQIPGNQRINLFEILGDQVPSEVINNLQSQVDQIGRN
- the CG31869 gene encoding uncharacterized protein, isoform B, with amino-acid sequence MTHTLIQQYFRRIFDYWHKHTPFVAGGEIVCSPVTCYRRDDCMPKYVPGRCCPQYDNCPILDNNPPLASEPVSSSTTTTAKPMALAQPAGFNWNITIKEITKPTEIRITDDNKAKPSIPTRKQSNLMLTTEGPAAPVTSSSLDTTTAGSAGATGAAATTAAAPASSSTAAAAATSSATAATPTDSTATPMPSQDGNQKALPGGTESLKLIASVGYIERPLSPSSSIIVEQQVKPLVTYNADGLQPLTSNDPSKVNIKREYTTEGSTLSTKNYEESALPIFVQNGFRDSLVEPSDAELEPDTAGSDNIYHIISTTEGPGTVIKVTTDAPPKPSETSPTIQTVISPNTTKSDVESSSDSVAVSSEMPPVSSTHHMDVDDDVPQVESNPAYPSLPEDDFSLRDVNFPLVELEDIAESEKDEPRSIPSPFEVDHRHVKLATDTSLDGSGSGSGGGDIDLYQDKSSTTEEMMASGSSIHEKSSLVPLLMYSGEDISGETRIQNGSDLQLEKISQGEEVELGSGEIREPVTPKTNAVSTLEIDELGSGAGQVGGVDPKADAKSLKLDESQETVARTSASGLDKSSARAEKSFVERALPLGRLYLQRIY
- the CG31869 gene encoding uncharacterized protein, isoform C; translation: MHRTEKHSEAFQLRVSPEFHRKDSGTDLQMSRKKCNNNQQRRGRRRRTDLGNPLGIHGSISLAILMLTICMANTSTAVPAMESSSASSAVVTVAVTPSILSSSSSGGSVGGFHGLAASSTESPSSASPEQQQPQGQCLQDGLWVAESATRCQYQTSCRAIQRTGHCCPDYKCDCEKDGKTYANGDKLVAPDTPCTVCYCKGGEIVCSPVTCYRRDDCMPKYVPGRCCPQYDNCPILDNNPPLASEPVSSSTTTTAKPMALAQPAGFNWNITIKEITKPTEIRITDDNKAKPSIPTRKQSNLMLTTEGPAAPVTSSSLDTTTAGSAGATGAAATTAAAPASSSTAAAAATSSATAATPTDSTATPMPSQDGNQKALPGGTESLKLIASVGYIERPLSPSSSIIVEQQVKPLVTYNADGLQPLTSNDPSKVNIKREYTTEGSTLSTKNYEESALPIFVQNGFRDSLVEPSDAELEPDTAGSDNIYHIISTTEGPGTVIKVTTDAPPKPSETSPTIQTVISPNTTKSDVESSSDSVAVSSEMPPVSSTHHMDVDDDVPQVESNPAYPSLPEDDFSLRDVNFPLVELEDIAESEKDEPRSIPSPFEVDHRHVKLATDTSLDGSGSGSGGGDIDLYQDKSSTTEEMMASGSSIHEKSSLVPLLMYSGEDISGETRIQNGSDLQLEKISQGEEVELGSGEIREPVTPKTNAVSTLEIDELGSGAGQVGGVDPKADAKSLKLDESQETVARTSASGLDKSSARAEKSFVERALPLGRLYLQRIY